In Blastopirellula sp. J2-11, a single genomic region encodes these proteins:
- a CDS encoding PLP-dependent aminotransferase family protein, with protein MFVPSQLSLSLDNDSHHPLHVQIYFGIRDAILSGRIAPQTKLPSTRALAEMWSVSRSTVVLAFENLTAEGYLQSQMGSGTFTCELQPDRFLRVDGKLPTKKDLPPKDRRPIELSKRGQQMLGQYQMRRQLVDQPHPFRPGVSALETFPIAIWRRLTSRRWRSMSSSSLVQNEPFGFRPLREEIARHLRVSRDVHCEADQVVVVSSTQHALALIAQVLIDPGDPVWIEDPGYLRAQFSLSAAGATLIPVPIDAEGFNLEAARRANPNARLAYVTPSHQYPLGAVMSLSRRLEMLEWANRENGCIIEDDYISEYRYAGRPSTALQGLDELGRVLYLGTFSKVFSPALRLGYLVLPPSLLEAFQAERSLVDRGPSYFDQAVLSDFLKEGYFDQHIRKMRTLYSDRRQTLQNAIKANLEGFMEIGANDAGMHVLGWLPPGISDVSVTTLLAEHGIMAPPLSHYCLRPHERGALLLGFTGYAEERLVRTVELMSDILRQEYPSRFGQAGE; from the coding sequence ATGTTCGTACCCAGCCAACTCTCGTTGTCGCTCGACAATGATTCCCATCATCCGCTCCATGTTCAGATTTACTTTGGTATCCGAGACGCAATCCTAAGTGGGCGGATCGCACCGCAAACAAAGCTGCCGTCCACCCGCGCATTGGCGGAAATGTGGTCAGTTTCTCGCTCGACGGTCGTGTTGGCGTTCGAAAATCTGACCGCCGAAGGTTATCTTCAATCGCAGATGGGTTCAGGCACGTTCACCTGCGAGCTTCAACCAGATCGTTTCCTACGTGTGGATGGAAAGCTGCCCACCAAGAAAGACCTGCCTCCCAAGGATCGACGCCCCATCGAACTGTCGAAACGTGGACAGCAAATGCTGGGACAGTATCAGATGCGTCGCCAGTTGGTCGATCAACCGCATCCATTTCGACCTGGCGTTTCTGCACTAGAGACGTTTCCGATCGCTATCTGGCGTCGGTTAACTTCCCGCCGCTGGCGATCCATGTCGTCGAGTAGTCTCGTACAGAACGAACCGTTTGGGTTCCGACCGCTTCGTGAAGAAATTGCCCGCCATTTGCGCGTGTCACGCGACGTCCACTGCGAAGCGGATCAAGTCGTTGTCGTTTCTAGTACGCAGCATGCGCTTGCTCTGATTGCCCAAGTTCTGATTGATCCTGGCGATCCAGTTTGGATCGAAGATCCTGGATATCTGCGCGCGCAGTTTTCTCTTTCCGCCGCCGGCGCAACCCTGATTCCGGTCCCCATCGATGCCGAGGGATTTAATCTCGAAGCGGCTCGCCGAGCCAATCCCAACGCTCGCCTGGCGTATGTCACTCCTTCGCATCAATACCCACTTGGCGCCGTGATGAGTTTGTCGCGAAGACTGGAAATGCTGGAATGGGCGAACCGTGAGAACGGATGCATTATCGAAGATGATTACATCAGCGAATATCGCTACGCTGGGCGCCCCTCAACAGCGCTGCAAGGCCTCGATGAATTGGGGCGAGTTCTTTACCTGGGAACGTTTAGCAAGGTCTTTTCTCCTGCATTGCGGCTTGGATATCTAGTACTCCCTCCATCGCTCTTAGAGGCGTTCCAAGCCGAACGTTCTTTGGTCGATCGCGGCCCCTCTTATTTTGATCAGGCGGTCCTATCTGACTTTCTTAAAGAGGGATATTTCGACCAACACATTCGCAAAATGCGGACACTTTACTCCGATCGCAGGCAAACCTTACAGAACGCGATCAAAGCGAACCTGGAAGGGTTCATGGAGATAGGCGCCAATGATGCAGGCATGCATGTCCTGGGTTGGCTGCCGCCGGGGATCTCCGATGTTTCGGTGACAACACTACTTGCCGAGCATGGAATCATGGCTCCGCCGTTGTCCCACTATTGCTTGCGCCCGCACGAACGCGGCGCATTGCTTCTCGGATTTACCGGATATGCAGAAGAGCGACTCGTCAGAACTGTCGAGCTTATGAGCGATATCCTCCGTCAGGAATATCCTTCGCGATTTGGTCAAGCTGGAGAATAA